A DNA window from Chryseobacterium sp. MEBOG06 contains the following coding sequences:
- a CDS encoding D-alanine--D-alanine ligase, translated as MNKKSVAVVMGGYSDEYVVSLKSGQLIYDSLDRNLYDVYKVVVLKDEWYFLGENDKKHEINKGDFSAILDNGETLKFDVCFNTIHGTPGENGILQAYWDAIGQKYTGCDFYQSALTFNKKDTLAVLSKYGIPSAKSIYLRKGETINVDEIVAELNLPVFVKPNQSGSSLGISKVKDKSELIAATEIAFKEDDEILIESFLDGMEVSVGVIDFKGETIVLGITEIVPTNEFFDYEAKYEGASEEITPARIDEETTKRVEEISKRAYNSLGMSGFSRSEYILMDGIPYMLEMNTNPGFSPASILPQQARHYGISLMDLCGNEVEKALNKINR; from the coding sequence ATGAATAAAAAAAGTGTTGCCGTAGTAATGGGAGGCTATTCTGATGAATATGTAGTTTCCTTAAAAAGCGGGCAGTTGATCTATGATTCTTTAGATAGAAATCTCTATGATGTATATAAAGTAGTAGTCCTTAAAGATGAGTGGTATTTTTTAGGTGAAAATGATAAAAAACATGAAATCAATAAAGGTGATTTTTCTGCTATTCTAGATAATGGGGAAACATTGAAGTTTGATGTATGTTTCAATACCATCCATGGAACTCCGGGCGAAAATGGCATTCTACAGGCTTACTGGGATGCAATAGGTCAGAAATATACCGGTTGTGATTTTTATCAGAGCGCGCTTACCTTTAATAAAAAAGACACTCTTGCTGTATTATCAAAATATGGAATCCCTTCTGCCAAAAGTATCTATTTAAGAAAAGGAGAAACCATCAATGTAGATGAGATTGTAGCAGAACTAAACCTTCCTGTTTTTGTAAAACCAAACCAATCCGGATCTTCACTGGGAATTTCCAAGGTGAAAGATAAATCTGAATTGATTGCCGCTACAGAAATAGCCTTTAAAGAAGATGATGAAATCCTTATTGAAAGTTTCTTAGACGGCATGGAAGTTTCCGTAGGGGTTATCGATTTCAAAGGAGAAACTATTGTTTTAGGGATCACGGAAATTGTTCCTACCAATGAATTTTTTGATTATGAAGCCAAGTATGAAGGAGCTTCTGAAGAAATTACCCCTGCAAGAATAGATGAAGAAACCACAAAAAGAGTGGAGGAAATCTCTAAAAGAGCATACAATTCATTAGGAATGAGCGGTTTTTCAAGAAGCGAATATATCTTAATGGATGGAATTCCTTATATGCTTGAAATGAATACCAATCCGGGATTCTCCCCTGCAAGTATCCTTCCTCAGCAGGCAAGACATTATGGAATTTCCCTTATGGATCTTTGCGGAAATGAAGTTGAAAAAGCCTTAAATAAAATCAATAGATAA
- a CDS encoding PASTA domain-containing protein, with translation MLKSLFNWKVLLNLVVAIGVFVALVWFTFRWLEYHTNHGQEIPVPNVVNKSIHDAVKILDDTGLEYEVDSANYDPKYRPFQVLQIYPAPGSRVKDGRTVRLRVNPRTWAQIAVPDVINKYSGLAFQRLDQVGLKIGDTIYEPSIQKDALLRILYKGNVVNPGARLPRFSVIDVVVGSGPMRNISIPNVVGLSVKEARAVIAKSMFEVGLVEHEDGSKDESDIIYYQDPASGDVRDQGMQIDLWASKRTPAELRAKVEQLNSIYRMKVDTSLPPVRYEEVHNEPSYEAPVVPVPVPRKETPKPETPKVETPKPQTTTPKPAVSGTEKPKTSANTSAAGNTAKPAASTAAQQPAQKPKAKKVVVE, from the coding sequence ATGCTTAAATCACTTTTCAATTGGAAAGTTTTACTGAATTTAGTAGTAGCCATCGGCGTTTTTGTAGCGCTGGTATGGTTCACATTTCGCTGGTTGGAGTACCATACTAACCATGGTCAGGAAATTCCTGTTCCCAATGTTGTAAATAAATCGATACATGATGCTGTTAAAATATTGGATGATACAGGATTGGAGTATGAAGTAGACAGTGCCAATTATGACCCTAAATACAGACCCTTTCAGGTTCTTCAGATCTATCCTGCACCTGGATCCCGTGTAAAAGACGGAAGAACAGTGCGTCTTAGAGTAAATCCTAGAACATGGGCACAGATTGCTGTTCCTGATGTTATCAATAAATATTCAGGTCTGGCATTCCAGAGATTGGATCAGGTAGGTCTTAAAATCGGGGATACCATCTATGAACCAAGTATTCAGAAAGATGCTCTTTTAAGAATTTTGTATAAAGGAAATGTTGTAAATCCGGGTGCCCGTTTACCTAGATTCTCTGTTATTGATGTAGTAGTGGGATCAGGACCGATGAGAAATATCTCAATTCCGAATGTGGTAGGACTTTCTGTAAAAGAAGCAAGAGCAGTTATTGCAAAAAGTATGTTTGAAGTAGGACTTGTAGAGCATGAAGACGGAAGTAAGGATGAATCTGATATTATTTATTATCAGGATCCTGCATCGGGAGATGTTCGTGATCAGGGAATGCAGATTGACCTTTGGGCAAGTAAGCGAACACCTGCGGAACTTAGAGCTAAAGTAGAACAGCTGAACTCCATCTACCGTATGAAAGTAGATACTTCTCTGCCTCCGGTACGATATGAAGAAGTTCATAATGAACCAAGCTATGAAGCGCCTGTAGTACCTGTTCCTGTACCCAGGAAAGAAACTCCAAAGCCAGAGACCCCAAAGGTAGAGACTCCTAAGCCTCAGACTACAACTCCAAAACCAGCTGTTTCAGGGACTGAAAAACCTAAAACGTCTGCAAATACCTCTGCTGCAGGAAATACAGCAAAACCAGCTGCTTCAACTGCTGCACAGCAACCTGCTCAAAAGCCGAAAGCTAAGAAAGTAGTCGTAGAATAA
- a CDS encoding RluA family pseudouridine synthase, which yields MSEDNEDFLDEELLDSNSIENIDIDEENKGLYEHLNITVDNKQEPLRIDKFLLIYRQNSSRNKISQTCRAGNVIVNGIAVKQNYRVKPGDQISVLLTHPPRENVIVPQDIPINIIYEDDDLVVVDKEPGMVVHPGFGNWDGTLVNALAYHFEKNGQKSDLDRVGLVHRIDKDTSGLLVIAKNEYALSFLAKQFFNRTTKRLYWAFVWGNLQEEEGSIRGHIGRHPKNRMQMSVYEDGSHGKHAVTHYKVLERFRYMTWVECKLETGRTHQIRAHFKHIGHTLFNDERYEGHTPLRGVNLPKYKQFIKNVFEILPRHALHAHTLGFIHPTTKKELYFESPMPKDMTDAVKKWRNYLEN from the coding sequence ATGTCAGAAGATAACGAAGATTTTTTAGATGAAGAATTATTAGATTCCAACAGTATTGAGAATATCGATATTGATGAAGAAAATAAGGGATTGTATGAACATCTTAATATCACTGTTGATAACAAACAGGAACCATTAAGGATTGATAAATTCCTATTAATATACAGACAGAATTCTTCAAGAAATAAAATTTCACAGACCTGCAGGGCTGGAAACGTTATAGTGAACGGAATCGCGGTAAAACAGAACTATCGCGTGAAACCCGGAGATCAAATCTCAGTACTTCTTACGCACCCTCCAAGAGAGAATGTCATCGTTCCTCAGGATATTCCTATCAATATCATTTATGAAGATGATGATCTGGTGGTTGTAGACAAGGAGCCCGGAATGGTAGTACACCCCGGATTTGGAAACTGGGACGGAACCTTGGTGAATGCATTAGCTTATCATTTCGAAAAGAACGGACAAAAGTCTGACCTTGACAGAGTGGGGCTTGTTCACAGGATTGATAAAGATACTTCCGGACTGCTGGTTATTGCAAAGAATGAATATGCATTGAGCTTTCTGGCAAAGCAGTTTTTTAACAGGACTACCAAAAGACTGTATTGGGCTTTTGTATGGGGAAATCTTCAGGAAGAAGAAGGTTCCATCAGAGGACATATTGGAAGACATCCTAAAAACAGAATGCAGATGTCTGTCTATGAAGACGGAAGTCACGGGAAACACGCTGTTACGCACTATAAAGTGCTGGAAAGATTCAGATATATGACTTGGGTTGAATGTAAGCTTGAAACAGGAAGAACGCACCAGATCAGGGCTCATTTCAAACATATTGGCCATACTTTGTTTAATGATGAAAGATATGAGGGGCATACTCCTTTGAGAGGAGTGAATCTTCCCAAATATAAGCAGTTTATTAAAAATGTTTTTGAAATTTTACCAAGACATGCTCTTCATGCGCATACCCTCGGATTTATACACCCAACAACTAAAAAGGAATTGTATTTTGAGAGCCCAATGCCCAAAGATATGACGGATGCCGTAAAAAAATGGAGAAATTATTTAGAAAACTAA
- a CDS encoding PorP/SprF family type IX secretion system membrane protein, which produces MRKLYAIVCLALLSNAYKAQESLPYYQQYLLDGEFLFNPAQYGKTDYVQLNANYQQQFSKFSNSPNVQSIGINANIFDRVGAGISVFRDSNGPISAGGITAGASYFIPLSSEGDRKDQFSFGTSVNFYNMNFDYSKINTEEGGDPLLRGEESNIFMVYANFGLAATYRGLFGGVSVNDIALSNDASIVNNYEPSPIKFFLNLGYNWNIADNITLAPSALINLNTNSTRMIDWNLMATFSNDINAFSFGVSYRTVQNRFDNQNLSISPIVKVRFNKFMIGATYNLGISDIQSYGGNSFMIGLGYNFDNFINVRGFRY; this is translated from the coding sequence ATGAGAAAACTATATGCTATCGTATGTTTAGCTCTTTTGTCAAATGCATACAAAGCACAAGAATCACTACCATACTATCAGCAATATCTTTTGGATGGTGAGTTCCTGTTCAACCCAGCTCAATACGGAAAAACAGATTACGTACAGCTCAACGCCAATTATCAACAACAATTTTCAAAATTCAGTAATTCTCCGAATGTTCAGTCTATTGGGATTAATGCGAATATCTTTGATAGAGTAGGTGCTGGTATTTCCGTGTTTAGAGACAGTAATGGTCCTATTTCTGCGGGAGGTATTACAGCTGGTGCTTCATATTTTATTCCTCTAAGTAGTGAAGGAGACAGAAAAGACCAGTTCTCTTTCGGTACAAGTGTTAACTTCTATAACATGAATTTTGATTATTCAAAAATCAATACTGAAGAAGGTGGAGACCCATTATTGAGAGGTGAAGAGAGTAACATCTTTATGGTGTATGCAAACTTTGGTTTGGCTGCTACCTATAGAGGCTTATTCGGGGGTGTTTCCGTGAATGATATTGCATTAAGTAATGATGCTTCCATCGTTAACAACTACGAGCCTTCTCCAATTAAATTCTTCTTAAATTTAGGATATAACTGGAATATCGCTGATAACATTACCTTAGCGCCATCAGCATTGATCAACCTAAATACAAACTCAACGAGAATGATTGACTGGAACCTTATGGCGACATTCTCTAATGATATCAACGCTTTCTCTTTTGGGGTAAGCTACAGAACTGTTCAAAACCGATTTGATAACCAGAACCTGAGTATCTCTCCAATTGTAAAAGTGAGATTCAACAAATTCATGATCGGAGCAACCTATAACCTTGGAATCTCTGATATCCAGAGCTATGGAGGAAACAGCTTCATGATTGGTCTGGGTTATAACTTTGACAACTTTATTAATGTTAGAGGATTTAGATATTAA
- the hemW gene encoding radical SAM family heme chaperone HemW, with protein MIYIHIPFCKQKCSYCNFHFSTSLNFKDEMIRAMKTEIALRKDELQNKTLKSLYFGGGTPSILSVDEINSLIDEALRYFSFDKDIEVTLEANPDDLDKNFLKQLSGTPVNRLSIGTQSFFEEDLKLMNRAHSASEAEGSIKRAQDFGFENLSIDLIYGSPTSNLEIWKENLNKTIALEVPHISSYALTVEPKTALENWISKGKVKSPKEEEQNREFYYLSDFLKDKGFEHYEVSNFAKPEFYSRHNSAYWKYQEYLGIGPSAHSYNGFDVRSWNVANNQQYIKKLNDKTLAKEEEILSKEDQFNEMIMIGLRTIWGVDIQSLKNKFDDRFLDHFQREIKLKIEDGILIIENYHLKIPEKHWFMADGIASDLFLV; from the coding sequence ATGATATATATTCACATCCCGTTCTGCAAACAAAAGTGCAGCTATTGCAACTTCCATTTTTCAACATCTTTGAATTTTAAGGATGAAATGATTCGTGCAATGAAGACTGAAATAGCGCTTCGAAAAGATGAACTGCAGAACAAGACATTGAAGTCTTTATACTTTGGAGGTGGTACTCCTTCTATACTTTCCGTAGACGAAATCAATTCTTTAATTGATGAAGCACTGCGGTATTTCAGTTTTGACAAAGACATTGAGGTTACTTTGGAAGCCAACCCTGATGATCTGGACAAAAATTTCCTGAAACAACTGTCCGGAACCCCTGTTAACCGTCTGTCAATTGGTACACAAAGTTTTTTCGAAGAAGACTTAAAGCTGATGAACCGTGCCCATAGTGCGTCTGAAGCAGAAGGCTCTATCAAAAGGGCTCAGGATTTCGGATTTGAAAATCTGAGTATTGACCTGATCTACGGTTCTCCTACTTCCAATCTTGAGATCTGGAAAGAAAACTTAAATAAAACAATAGCATTAGAGGTTCCTCATATTTCGTCTTACGCGTTGACGGTAGAACCGAAAACCGCTTTGGAAAACTGGATATCAAAAGGAAAAGTAAAAAGTCCTAAGGAAGAAGAACAGAACAGGGAATTTTATTATCTGTCAGATTTCTTGAAAGATAAAGGTTTTGAGCATTATGAAGTTTCGAACTTTGCAAAACCAGAGTTTTATTCCAGACACAACTCTGCTTATTGGAAATATCAGGAATACCTGGGAATAGGACCCTCTGCACATTCATATAACGGTTTTGATGTGAGAAGCTGGAATGTAGCTAATAATCAGCAGTACATTAAAAAACTTAATGATAAAACCCTTGCAAAAGAAGAAGAAATCCTTTCCAAAGAAGATCAGTTTAACGAAATGATTATGATTGGCCTGCGTACCATTTGGGGAGTAGACATTCAAAGCTTGAAAAATAAATTTGATGACCGATTTCTTGATCATTTTCAACGAGAAATAAAGCTCAAAATAGAAGATGGTATTTTAATAATTGAAAATTACCATTTAAAAATTCCTGAGAAGCATTGGTTTATGGCAGATGGTATTGCTTCAGATTTGTTTCTTGTATAA
- the murI gene encoding glutamate racemase, producing the protein MKTKRQDYSHLSPSQPIGIFDSGVGGLTVAKEIKRLLPHEDLIYFGDTKHLPYGEKSKEAIIEYSTKITNFLLQQNCKAIVIACNTATANALNEVMQSVAGRVPVIDVINPVAEKVSYEIHNNVGVIATKATVNSGLYKKSIRKHNKWIKVDELATPLLVPAIEEGFKNHPITHAIIYNYLSNSKLKNIETLILGCTHYPLLIDEIKQYYGNRVRVIDSPNIVANHLKIILDKYNLMNDNNPKPNYHFYLSDLTKNFEKISKKFFGKTIDLELKVL; encoded by the coding sequence TTGAAAACTAAGAGACAAGATTATTCGCACCTTTCACCAAGCCAGCCTATCGGAATTTTCGACAGTGGAGTAGGAGGTCTTACCGTTGCCAAAGAAATTAAGAGACTCCTTCCGCATGAAGACCTTATTTATTTTGGGGATACCAAACACCTTCCTTATGGAGAAAAATCTAAAGAGGCGATTATTGAATATTCTACAAAGATCACCAATTTTCTGCTGCAGCAGAATTGTAAAGCAATTGTGATTGCCTGTAATACCGCTACAGCAAACGCTTTGAACGAAGTTATGCAGTCTGTGGCAGGAAGAGTTCCTGTAATAGACGTTATCAATCCTGTTGCAGAAAAAGTATCTTACGAAATTCATAATAATGTAGGAGTTATTGCTACAAAGGCAACTGTAAATTCCGGACTGTATAAGAAGAGCATCCGAAAACATAATAAATGGATCAAGGTGGATGAACTGGCAACCCCATTACTTGTTCCTGCCATTGAAGAAGGATTCAAAAACCATCCGATTACCCATGCTATTATCTATAATTATTTAAGTAATAGTAAACTAAAGAATATAGAAACGCTGATTCTGGGCTGTACTCATTATCCTCTTTTAATTGATGAGATCAAGCAGTATTATGGAAACAGGGTTCGTGTCATAGATTCCCCGAATATTGTAGCCAATCATCTGAAGATTATTCTTGATAAGTATAATCTTATGAATGATAATAACCCAAAACCGAATTATCATTTCTACCTTTCGGATCTTACCAAGAACTTTGAGAAAATCTCTAAGAAATTTTTTGGAAAGACTATTGATTTAGAATTGAAAGTATTATAA
- a CDS encoding nitroreductase family protein codes for MNFLDKMNTRYTVKKYNPQGKISDEQVAVLKEILNLSPSSINSQPWNFVFVNDHSKVKEQLAEASYWNKEKVIESSHLIVFQVLKNPEDFEKQIEEKLPEGSVNYYKNFVKPKGEAGIKAWLKHQVYLSLGVFLSACADMGIDSTPMEGIEPEKYDAILNNEKYETLFAVTIGKRDETDANQPKFTPKTRLNAEKVIVEA; via the coding sequence ATGAACTTTTTAGACAAAATGAATACGAGGTATACGGTAAAAAAGTATAACCCACAGGGAAAAATAAGTGACGAACAAGTAGCAGTACTGAAAGAAATTTTGAATCTCAGTCCCTCTTCGATCAACAGCCAGCCATGGAATTTTGTTTTTGTAAATGACCATTCTAAAGTAAAAGAGCAATTGGCGGAGGCTTCTTACTGGAATAAGGAAAAAGTTATTGAAAGCAGCCACCTGATTGTTTTTCAGGTCCTTAAAAATCCTGAAGATTTCGAAAAACAAATTGAAGAAAAACTGCCTGAAGGGTCTGTAAATTATTACAAAAATTTTGTAAAACCTAAAGGGGAAGCCGGAATCAAAGCATGGTTGAAGCATCAGGTTTATTTATCATTAGGTGTCTTTCTTTCTGCCTGTGCTGACATGGGAATAGATTCTACTCCTATGGAAGGAATAGAACCTGAAAAATACGATGCTATTCTGAATAATGAGAAATATGAGACTCTTTTTGCGGTAACCATTGGTAAAAGAGACGAAACAGATGCCAATCAGCCAAAATTCACTCCAAAGACAAGGCTGAACGCTGAAAAAGTGATCGTAGAGGCCTAA
- a CDS encoding winged helix-turn-helix transcriptional regulator — protein MYTVDNKSYPCCTSVTMRFIGGKWKAVILHHLIGGARRYSELRKSIPTITERTLSLQLKQLEDDNIVSRTVFTEKPPLVVEYELTDFGRTLLPVLEAITRWGEESPDMSKKIIRN, from the coding sequence ATGTATACAGTAGATAATAAATCCTATCCTTGCTGTACCAGCGTAACAATGAGGTTTATAGGTGGTAAATGGAAAGCAGTAATTTTACACCATTTAATTGGTGGTGCAAGAAGATACAGCGAATTGAGAAAATCAATCCCCACTATTACAGAAAGAACACTGAGCCTTCAGCTAAAGCAGTTAGAAGATGATAATATTGTCAGCAGAACAGTTTTTACAGAGAAACCTCCTTTAGTTGTTGAATATGAATTAACGGATTTTGGAAGAACTCTGCTGCCTGTTTTGGAGGCGATAACAAGATGGGGCGAGGAATCTCCGGATATGTCAAAAAAAATAATCAGGAATTAA
- a CDS encoding RsmD family RNA methyltransferase: MFRIISGKWKAKKIAAPKNFEVRPTTDFAKEALFSILENKYDTQSISVLDLFAGIGSITFEFASRGCQDVTSVEMNPKHTAFINSTASDLGMGNQINVQRGDVFDWLKKFRNKKSFEIVFSDAPFEMEEKKYYELLSLVLKNKYLKQNGVLIVEHQSRMKLEHPNLIDTRKYGNVSFSFFEPNKEDNQEI, encoded by the coding sequence ATGTTCAGAATAATATCAGGCAAATGGAAAGCCAAAAAAATTGCCGCTCCTAAAAACTTTGAAGTAAGGCCCACAACTGATTTTGCTAAAGAGGCTTTATTCAGTATTCTGGAAAACAAATACGATACGCAGTCAATATCCGTACTTGATCTTTTTGCAGGCATCGGTTCTATTACATTCGAATTTGCTTCCAGAGGATGTCAGGATGTAACGTCTGTAGAAATGAACCCAAAGCATACTGCATTTATCAATTCCACGGCTTCAGATCTTGGTATGGGAAACCAGATCAATGTACAGAGAGGTGATGTTTTTGACTGGCTTAAAAAATTCAGAAATAAAAAATCTTTCGAAATCGTTTTTTCTGATGCTCCTTTTGAAATGGAAGAGAAAAAATATTACGAACTGCTTTCTCTGGTTTTAAAAAATAAATATTTAAAGCAGAACGGAGTTCTTATTGTAGAGCACCAAAGCCGTATGAAACTGGAACATCCTAATTTGATAGATACCCGAAAATACGGAAACGTGAGTTTCAGTTTTTTTGAACCTAATAAAGAAGATAATCAGGAAATTTAA
- a CDS encoding DUF3822 family protein, which produces MNVLNLLFTKDGLIYQIVKNKNILEEKSYFVTEETPPNLIEAKLDEILIRQRFDEIQVISAFNHFTLMPEGFSEHDAGFDLIAFNAPSDREKEELMLSINKKFGIQFYYTFPKNYYKKIKELAIPVHFNFSGEKFLSSVHNKNSKEIHINLYHNQCEFFAIDNKKIILYNNLDVNSEVDFLYFIMFTLSKIGFGINETSFYAYGETTENETFISELQKFVKNLKIVFDNIPNKNFILN; this is translated from the coding sequence ATGAACGTACTTAATTTACTTTTTACCAAAGACGGATTGATTTACCAGATTGTGAAAAACAAAAACATTCTGGAGGAGAAATCTTATTTTGTTACTGAAGAGACCCCACCTAATCTTATTGAAGCAAAACTTGATGAAATTCTTATCAGACAAAGGTTTGATGAAATTCAGGTGATTTCTGCTTTTAATCACTTTACGCTGATGCCAGAAGGTTTTTCTGAGCATGATGCCGGATTTGATCTGATTGCCTTCAATGCTCCCAGCGACAGGGAAAAAGAGGAACTGATGCTTTCCATCAACAAAAAATTCGGTATTCAGTTTTACTATACTTTTCCGAAAAATTATTATAAAAAAATAAAAGAGCTTGCCATACCGGTGCATTTCAATTTCTCCGGAGAAAAGTTTCTAAGTTCAGTTCATAATAAAAACAGTAAGGAAATTCACATTAACCTTTATCATAATCAATGTGAGTTTTTTGCGATTGATAATAAAAAGATCATTCTTTATAATAATCTGGATGTCAACTCAGAGGTTGATTTCCTGTATTTCATTATGTTTACTTTGAGCAAAATAGGTTTTGGAATCAATGAAACCAGCTTTTATGCTTACGGAGAGACTACGGAAAATGAAACATTTATTTCCGAGCTTCAGAAATTTGTCAAAAACCTGAAAATTGTATTTGACAATATCCCCAATAAGAATTTTATATTAAATTAG
- a CDS encoding Smr/MutS family protein, giving the protein MKIGDKVSVVDEDLSGVVTSVKGNIVVFKDGYGFTHQYAKEKLVPKDPDLYENIRVIKKAEPKKVISKKHQKNHLVLDLHFHNLVKNPSDYDSFERLFIQKGKLIEVLAFCRKNNLKRLEIVHGIGDGVLQRMVRDVLESQVNIDFYNKEILHHQSGAVMVEFH; this is encoded by the coding sequence ATGAAAATTGGCGATAAAGTTTCGGTAGTAGATGAAGATTTAAGCGGAGTTGTGACTTCCGTTAAGGGAAATATTGTGGTTTTCAAAGATGGGTATGGCTTTACCCACCAATACGCTAAAGAGAAGCTTGTACCTAAAGACCCCGATCTTTATGAAAATATAAGAGTAATAAAAAAAGCTGAACCCAAAAAAGTAATTTCTAAAAAACATCAGAAAAATCATTTGGTTTTAGACCTTCATTTTCATAATTTGGTAAAAAATCCAAGTGACTATGACAGTTTTGAAAGATTGTTTATTCAAAAGGGAAAACTGATTGAGGTATTGGCCTTTTGCAGAAAGAATAATCTCAAACGGCTGGAAATCGTTCATGGTATTGGTGATGGGGTATTGCAGAGGATGGTTAGGGATGTATTAGAAAGCCAGGTCAATATTGATTTTTATAATAAGGAAATACTTCACCATCAATCGGGTGCGGTAATGGTAGAATTTCACTAA
- a CDS encoding metallophosphoesterase family protein: MTKILLLSDSHSYIDDRILEYAAQADEVWHCGDFGSIDVIEQLEKIKPLKGVYGNIDNPKIRAEFPEVSRFFCEKLEVLMIHIGGYPGKYTPLTKAEIEKKAPKLFISGHSHILKAMYDEKNSLLHLNPGACGKQGWHKVRTMMRFVVDSEEIKDLEVIELGSKV, from the coding sequence ATGACAAAAATCCTTCTCCTTTCAGACTCCCACTCTTATATAGATGACCGGATTTTAGAATACGCTGCCCAGGCAGACGAAGTATGGCACTGTGGAGATTTCGGAAGCATAGACGTTATTGAACAGCTGGAAAAAATAAAACCTCTGAAAGGTGTTTATGGAAATATTGACAATCCTAAAATACGTGCAGAATTTCCGGAAGTTAGCCGGTTTTTCTGTGAAAAATTAGAAGTTCTAATGATTCATATTGGTGGTTATCCTGGAAAGTATACGCCTTTAACTAAAGCAGAAATTGAAAAAAAAGCTCCCAAATTATTTATTTCGGGACACTCTCATATTCTGAAGGCGATGTATGATGAAAAAAATAGTCTTCTGCACCTGAATCCCGGAGCATGTGGAAAACAAGGCTGGCACAAAGTGAGAACAATGATGCGTTTTGTAGTGGATAGTGAGGAAATCAAAGACCTGGAAGTTATTGAATTGGGTTCCAAAGTTTGA